A DNA window from Enterobacter cloacae subsp. cloacae ATCC 13047 contains the following coding sequences:
- a CDS encoding fimbrial protein has product MKRINMLLLLCCLCAWHIARAGTCTTITPQLSTLSVGTINVQRDAPVGTVIFSGAASNTGTYLSGCTNPLMLGFSMRYNNAALSSYGNHVYNTNVSGIGIRLSSNAYFENPSNTFSYSAQTSYVVWYGGWVELVVTGPVSSGALTPGPIGAVTLQGSDGIYRDGLTVQLTGGTINALACTITTPQLTFPIGDISAAAFGSVVGTTPAVAQNTQNLGLNCSAGTNISVSLSGIQNPDSANTSVMALTGQGNSGTAKGVGVQLLYNGSPLTLNSRLLLKQSAGGQETLPLTARYFQTLTSVESGSANASATLNLTYQ; this is encoded by the coding sequence ATGAAACGGATCAACATGTTATTACTGCTGTGCTGTCTTTGCGCATGGCATATCGCCCGGGCCGGGACCTGCACCACCATTACGCCTCAGCTTTCTACACTGTCGGTGGGCACAATCAATGTTCAGCGCGATGCGCCTGTCGGCACGGTGATTTTTTCCGGCGCGGCGAGTAATACCGGCACCTACCTTAGCGGGTGTACCAATCCACTTATGTTGGGTTTTAGCATGCGATACAACAATGCCGCGCTGAGCAGCTACGGCAATCATGTTTACAACACCAACGTTAGCGGGATTGGCATTCGGCTTTCATCAAATGCCTATTTTGAGAACCCGAGCAATACGTTCTCGTATAGTGCGCAGACCTCGTATGTGGTCTGGTACGGGGGCTGGGTCGAGTTGGTGGTGACTGGCCCGGTATCGTCCGGCGCCTTAACGCCAGGCCCCATAGGGGCGGTGACGCTGCAGGGCAGCGACGGTATTTACCGTGACGGGTTAACCGTGCAGCTGACCGGCGGCACAATCAACGCGCTGGCCTGCACCATCACCACGCCGCAGCTGACGTTCCCGATTGGTGATATTTCGGCCGCAGCATTTGGCTCAGTGGTGGGGACCACGCCAGCAGTTGCGCAGAATACGCAAAACCTCGGGTTGAACTGCAGCGCCGGCACCAATATTTCGGTTTCCCTGAGCGGAATACAGAACCCGGACAGTGCGAATACCAGCGTAATGGCATTAACAGGGCAGGGAAACAGCGGCACCGCAAAAGGCGTTGGCGTGCAGCTTCTCTATAACGGCTCGCCGCTGACGTTAAACAGCCGTCTTTTATTAAAACAGTCTGCAGGCGGGCAGGAGACGCTTCCGTTAACGGCACGCTATTTCCAGACATTAACATCCGTTGAGTCCGGCTCGGCAAATGCCTCCGCGACCCTTAATTTGACCTACCAGTAA
- the fliB gene encoding flagellin lysine-N-methylase yields MQIHKTIKPIFVCKFKCVGPECLMSCCRGWTISIDKKTHQKYVLSPHTEIAAIAKKNLILQRKGKNSYSRVKLNEKGDCPFIDENKLCMVHRDLGEEALSHTCSTYPRSSTRYQDETRHTMTLSCPEVVRRVLFDPDAMLLQEQDELVAGYKTNLIGQRQSVSQTQQVIHLFAWNLIQSPSRNIEENLMALAQFILCLQHVNFDLHNKFAEVENFYEALLNELQSGKSLMDSGHLAKSNAMKYLALSVMGTNVAKDSARDGFILEGHQQIAAYLDVAGISDAAELETKFDAINQQWHKLCEDSCLSEPYVLRNYLLYKLYSSYFPGKNMATMMRQFYRIVLDFFYIKFILSVRSMQGEIDQQVVMKTIASLSEKTMHNNTIDARMDAAIDKINGGDDLSCLLLIG; encoded by the coding sequence ATGCAAATTCACAAAACCATCAAGCCGATTTTTGTCTGTAAATTTAAGTGTGTTGGGCCAGAATGCTTAATGTCATGTTGTCGTGGCTGGACAATCTCTATCGACAAGAAAACCCATCAGAAATACGTTCTCTCCCCGCACACAGAGATTGCCGCCATTGCCAAAAAGAACCTTATCCTGCAGAGAAAGGGTAAGAACAGCTACTCCAGAGTGAAGTTAAACGAAAAAGGGGACTGTCCTTTTATCGATGAAAACAAGCTCTGCATGGTCCACCGCGATCTGGGGGAAGAGGCGCTTTCGCATACCTGCAGCACTTACCCCCGGAGTTCAACTCGCTACCAGGATGAGACACGGCACACGATGACGCTCTCCTGCCCGGAGGTGGTGCGGCGGGTGCTGTTTGACCCGGATGCGATGCTGCTTCAGGAGCAGGATGAGCTCGTGGCGGGCTATAAAACCAATTTGATTGGGCAGCGCCAGTCTGTCTCGCAGACACAGCAGGTGATCCATCTTTTCGCCTGGAATTTAATCCAGTCGCCATCCCGCAATATAGAAGAAAATTTGATGGCGCTGGCGCAGTTTATTCTTTGTCTCCAGCACGTTAACTTTGATCTGCATAATAAATTTGCTGAAGTGGAAAATTTCTACGAAGCGCTTCTCAATGAGTTGCAAAGCGGAAAATCGCTGATGGATTCCGGTCATCTGGCGAAGTCAAACGCGATGAAATATCTGGCGTTGTCCGTAATGGGCACAAATGTGGCGAAGGATTCAGCCCGGGATGGTTTTATTCTTGAAGGGCATCAGCAAATTGCCGCATACCTGGATGTTGCCGGTATTAGCGACGCGGCGGAACTGGAGACGAAATTCGACGCGATTAATCAGCAGTGGCACAAATTATGTGAGGATTCCTGTTTGTCAGAACCTTACGTGTTACGCAATTACCTGCTGTACAAACTCTACAGTAGCTATTTCCCCGGCAAAAACATGGCGACGATGATGCGTCAGTTTTATCGTATCGTGCTGGACTTTTTCTATATCAAATTCATCCTCAGCGTGAGATCGATGCAGGGCGAAATCGACCAACAGGTGGTAATGAAAACCATCGCCAGCCTCTCCGAAAAGACCATGCACAATAACACCATTGATGCCCGCATGGACGCTGCGATTGATAAAATCAATGGCGGCGATGATTTATCCTGCCTGCTGTTGATTGGATAA
- a CDS encoding helix-turn-helix transcriptional regulator — translation MLNILIQETDQFFHHGLQCFFVEFFLRNFKQQIHFEAELSRDNVSAADIIVLSFCMGEALVCFPELQARQKGIVIGLVEDEYHFSALPSCFNDIIFISRRASLDRISQVLFIAWYRAELAGNSWKQKSCAECQHKILSPQQKRIMANFYRGLSVVQIAHALKISDKTVFTQKYVMMQKFNLRTDFELIALIRRMVQRNSYPNRLGDYLAFSLIL, via the coding sequence ATGTTGAATATTCTGATTCAAGAGACAGACCAATTTTTTCACCATGGGCTGCAGTGTTTCTTTGTGGAATTCTTTTTGCGTAATTTTAAGCAGCAGATTCATTTCGAGGCGGAGCTTAGCCGTGATAACGTCAGTGCCGCCGATATTATCGTTCTCTCGTTTTGTATGGGGGAGGCGCTGGTCTGTTTTCCCGAATTACAGGCGCGCCAGAAAGGGATTGTGATCGGATTGGTAGAAGATGAATATCATTTTTCTGCCTTACCCTCCTGCTTTAACGATATTATTTTTATTTCGCGTCGTGCTTCGCTTGATCGGATAAGCCAGGTGCTGTTCATTGCCTGGTACCGCGCAGAGCTGGCGGGGAACAGCTGGAAGCAAAAAAGCTGCGCAGAGTGTCAGCATAAAATATTATCACCCCAGCAAAAACGCATTATGGCCAATTTTTACCGGGGATTATCGGTAGTGCAGATCGCGCATGCGCTGAAGATCAGCGATAAAACCGTTTTTACGCAAAAGTATGTAATGATGCAAAAGTTTAATCTGCGAACCGATTTTGAACTGATTGCCCTTATTCGCCGAATGGTGCAAAGGAACAGTTACCCAAACCGGCTCGGTGACTATCTCGCATTCTCTTTGATACTCTAA
- a CDS encoding fimbrial protein, whose translation MLLLAFSWNVIAADSVNLGVTGNIIASPCVFNGGSANLDINLGNIQATNMATPGSTSDPVPFNLQFTQCPAGTRSVTVSFTGTPDPAAGADYYMNSGSATNVAIAMREAATGTLKGTGSSITQNIAPDRTATMAMQASVKSVTGGATPGSVSAVVVMTMQYN comes from the coding sequence ATGCTCCTCCTTGCATTCAGCTGGAACGTCATTGCAGCTGATAGCGTTAATCTGGGCGTGACGGGAAATATCATCGCCTCGCCCTGCGTATTTAATGGCGGGAGCGCAAACCTGGATATTAATCTTGGAAATATACAGGCGACTAATATGGCGACGCCGGGATCGACATCCGATCCGGTGCCGTTTAATTTGCAATTTACCCAGTGCCCGGCGGGGACCCGCAGCGTCACGGTCTCGTTCACCGGCACCCCCGATCCGGCGGCCGGTGCGGACTACTACATGAACAGCGGCTCGGCGACAAACGTGGCGATAGCCATGCGTGAGGCCGCAACGGGAACGCTGAAGGGGACCGGGTCCAGCATAACGCAAAATATTGCGCCGGACAGAACGGCGACCATGGCCATGCAGGCTTCGGTAAAATCTGTAACCGGTGGCGCGACGCCGGGCAGTGTCAGCGCAGTTGTTGTGATGACCATGCAATACAATTAA